A stretch of Castanea sativa cultivar Marrone di Chiusa Pesio chromosome 2, ASM4071231v1 DNA encodes these proteins:
- the LOC142625088 gene encoding uncharacterized protein LOC142625088: protein MYKLNFDAAVFTGTKSLSFGVVMRNNMGEVLAALLAKGPPVANSEEAEILACRKALEFVVEVGFQEVVVEGDNAIVMRGLTATSPDKSMLGNMYEDARCLAMRFRSLSASCVRCSAHGVAPFFGSICKTIK from the coding sequence ATGTACAAGCTAAACTTTGATGCTGCAGTATTTACGGGTACGAAGTCATTGAGCTTTGGAGTGGTTATGAGGAACAATATGGGGGAAGTGTTGGCAGCGCTGTTAGCTAAGGGTCCTCCAGTCGCCAACAGCGAAGAAGCAGAGATATTGGCATGTCGGAAAGCTTTGGAATTTGTTGTAGAGGTAGGCTTCCAAGAAGTGGTTGTTGAGGGAGACAATGCCATCGTAATGAGGGGTTTGACAGCTACCAGTCCTGACAAGTCAATGCTGGGAAATATGTATGAGGATGCTCGCTGCTTGGCTATGAGGTTTCGAAGTTTATCAGCTAGTTGCGTTAGATGTAGTGCTCATGGTGTTGCCCCATTCTTTGGCTCGATTTGCAAAACAATTAAGTGA